In the genome of Syntrophomonadaceae bacterium, one region contains:
- a CDS encoding radical SAM protein, with the protein MEADGKLAGRIEQTFQIMAACTLCPRRCGVDRLAGQEGFCRTRNKAVVFSAQPHFGEELPLVGTNGSGTIFFSNCNLRCVFCQNYPIAHYGWGSEITDETLADLMLELQAKGCHNINLVTPTHVMPNILNATRLAYLQGLRIPLCYNTSGYESLENIKMLDGIVDIYLPDVKFMEGAEAERFNEASARDYPEKAKSSTVEMHRQVGTVVTDDKGIALRGLMIRHLVMPNRVAGTQEFVRWVAETLPKDTYVNIMSQYRVEFRAFEFEAIARAITSAEFVEAMEWAKAAGLTNLDERSLSQLNVHRRLAQIR; encoded by the coding sequence CTGGAAGCCGACGGCAAGCTTGCCGGGCGGATTGAGCAAACATTCCAGATTATGGCAGCATGTACCCTCTGCCCGCGCCGCTGCGGAGTAGACCGCCTCGCGGGGCAGGAAGGCTTTTGCCGCACCAGAAACAAGGCGGTAGTCTTCAGCGCTCAACCCCACTTCGGTGAGGAACTGCCTCTGGTTGGGACTAATGGCTCCGGCACCATCTTCTTTTCTAACTGCAACTTGCGCTGCGTATTCTGCCAGAACTACCCCATTGCCCATTACGGGTGGGGCAGCGAAATTACTGACGAAACCCTGGCAGATTTGATGCTGGAACTGCAAGCAAAGGGATGCCATAACATTAACCTGGTGACACCCACCCACGTGATGCCAAATATACTTAACGCCACCCGCCTCGCTTATCTCCAGGGGTTGCGGATACCCCTTTGCTATAATACCAGCGGCTATGAAAGTTTAGAGAATATCAAAATGTTGGACGGGATAGTTGACATTTACCTGCCGGACGTGAAGTTTATGGAGGGAGCCGAGGCAGAACGGTTTAATGAGGCCTCCGCTCGTGATTATCCGGAAAAAGCAAAATCCTCCACTGTCGAGATGCACCGCCAGGTCGGCACGGTCGTTACCGATGACAAGGGCATTGCCCTGCGCGGGCTAATGATCCGCCACCTGGTGATGCCAAACCGGGTAGCGGGGACCCAGGAATTTGTCCGCTGGGTAGCTGAAACCCTGCCAAAAGACACCTATGTCAACATCATGTCCCAGTACCGGGTGGAATTCAGAGCCTTCGAATTCGAAGCCATCGCCAGGGCAATTACTTCGGCGGAATTCGTAGAGGCAATGGAATGGGCGAAAGCAGCCGGCTTAACAAACCTGGACGAAAGATCGCTATCCCAGCTTAATGTCCACCGCCGGCTAGCCCAGATCCGGTGA
- a CDS encoding ferritin family protein — protein MWHLSLFEPAELIQVAVEIEKSGAATYRRLQEKTVSAPLKELLAVLAAEEEQHQRDFLALGQDLSLADPPETYPGEYLDYVRSLVETHLFSDANILEKMVGEARTEKEILILAARLEKDTILFFNGMMRVIKPEKQGVIKSLIAQEENHLTKLGILLKEASK, from the coding sequence ATGTGGCACTTATCGCTTTTTGAACCCGCGGAGTTAATTCAGGTTGCGGTGGAGATCGAAAAAAGCGGTGCGGCTACTTACCGCCGGCTGCAGGAAAAGACGGTATCCGCCCCGCTGAAGGAGCTGTTGGCAGTACTGGCAGCTGAAGAAGAGCAGCACCAGAGAGACTTTTTAGCCTTGGGGCAGGATTTATCTTTAGCGGATCCGCCAGAAACCTATCCAGGGGAATATCTGGACTATGTCCGGTCACTGGTGGAAACCCACTTGTTCAGTGATGCAAATATCCTGGAGAAAATGGTGGGAGAAGCGCGGACAGAAAAAGAGATCCTGATCCTGGCTGCCAGGCTGGAAAAGGACACCATCTTATTCTTTAACGGCATGATGCGGGTGATCAAGCCGGAGAAACAAGGGGTGATTAAAAGCCTGATTGCCCAGGAGGAAAACCATTTGACCAAACTGGGCATACTATTGAAGGAAGCCAGCAAGTAA
- a CDS encoding MBL fold metallo-hydrolase yields the protein MTQLPLVYRFNEEGCLSYIVACPHTKDAIAIDPTIPGDKFLHVIRREELTVRYILETHTHVDHLTAAGELAKATGAKIAMFHTALQREETIIEPRIPRGIVEIIRQNYLVKPDLLLQEGEGLDFGKLTARAFAAPGHTTDSMILQVSHLLFTGDTLFVGQCGRTDLPGGSAASLFHTLFQLIFPMPDATVIYPAHDYQGNINSALGYEKIHNPFLQRREQADFVQFVAKQFPPLSGTGEKIQCSMGGPPQTGPDEQAKVTPVMHELCFHMEQYLRSAPKDWHTISVKDLHEDLEQATPPLIIDVREPQELQSGYLPGAINIPLRQLPAGLSHLPADKSSYLVVICRSGSRSAYAALYLRSLGYLNVKNVEGGVPAWQQAGFPVSFPKAS from the coding sequence GTGACCCAACTGCCGCTGGTATACCGGTTTAATGAAGAAGGCTGTCTTTCTTATATTGTGGCCTGTCCCCACACCAAAGACGCTATTGCCATCGATCCTACCATTCCCGGTGACAAGTTTTTGCATGTAATCCGGCGAGAGGAGCTAACCGTTCGCTATATCCTGGAAACCCATACCCATGTGGACCACCTGACTGCTGCCGGAGAGCTGGCTAAAGCTACCGGCGCTAAAATCGCCATGTTCCATACCGCTTTGCAAAGAGAAGAAACCATTATTGAACCCCGGATCCCCCGCGGAATAGTGGAGATAATTCGCCAAAACTACCTGGTTAAACCGGATCTCTTGCTGCAGGAAGGGGAAGGACTGGATTTCGGCAAGTTAACAGCCCGCGCCTTCGCCGCCCCCGGCCATACGACCGACAGTATGATCCTGCAGGTCAGCCACCTTTTGTTTACCGGGGATACCCTCTTTGTTGGACAATGCGGGCGCACAGACCTGCCAGGGGGAAGCGCTGCCAGCCTTTTTCATACCCTTTTTCAGCTGATCTTCCCCATGCCCGATGCCACGGTAATATATCCGGCCCATGACTACCAGGGGAATATAAATTCCGCCCTCGGCTACGAAAAGATCCATAACCCCTTCCTGCAAAGACGGGAACAGGCCGACTTTGTCCAGTTCGTGGCGAAACAGTTTCCGCCGTTATCCGGCACCGGCGAGAAAATCCAGTGTTCCATGGGCGGCCCGCCCCAGACCGGCCCGGATGAGCAGGCCAAAGTAACCCCGGTGATGCATGAATTGTGCTTCCATATGGAGCAGTATCTCAGGTCTGCCCCAAAAGACTGGCACACAATTTCTGTAAAGGATCTCCATGAAGACCTGGAGCAAGCGACACCCCCGCTGATAATCGATGTGCGGGAACCCCAAGAACTGCAATCCGGCTACCTGCCCGGGGCAATAAATATCCCGCTGCGCCAGTTGCCGGCAGGGCTATCCCACCTGCCAGCCGATAAAAGCAGTTACCTGGTAGTAATCTGCCGCAGCGGCTCCCGTTCCGCCTATGCCGCCCTGTACCTGCGCAGCCTTGGCTATTTGAATGTCAAAAACGTTGAGGGCGGTGTACCCGCCTGGCAACAGGCCGGTTTCCCGGTTAGCTTCCCCAAGGCCAGCTAA
- a CDS encoding rubredoxin → MAKWECMVCGYIYDPEEGDADADIPAGTAFEDLPEEWVCPVCGVGKDQFEATE, encoded by the coding sequence ATGGCTAAATGGGAATGCATGGTCTGTGGCTATATTTACGATCCTGAAGAGGGAGATGCGGATGCGGATATCCCGGCTGGAACCGCCTTTGAGGATCTGCCTGAGGAATGGGTTTGTCCGGTTTGCGGAGTAGGCAAGGATCAGTTCGAGGCAACAGAGTAA
- a CDS encoding flavodoxin domain-containing protein has translation MAAVQILDKIYWVGAVDWNVRYFHGPTYSIRKGTTYNSYLIVDEKVALVDTVFGPFTAELVENIKEVIPLEKIDYVVVNHIESDHSGAFPEIMKLAPQARVLCTQKAMEGLKKHFQGDWDFQVVKTKDTVSLGRRSLTFIEAPMLHWPDSMFTYVEEEALLLPNDAFGQHIATSYRFDDQADINQIMDEAGKYYANILWPFSRLVARKIEEITAMGLKIKMIAPSHGIIWRNDPMRIVNAYSRWAKGEACKKAVIVYDTMWESTGKMANAILQGLVSQGVEARLFKVSVSDTSEIIGELLESKAIVVGSPTINNDMHPVMAPFLTDLVGLKPLNKIGMVFGSYGWKGGAVETVKGRLQEAGIQVVEQQPVAKWVPTKDELQECYHAGQWLASQI, from the coding sequence GTGGCAGCTGTACAGATTTTAGATAAGATTTACTGGGTGGGGGCTGTAGACTGGAACGTCCGTTATTTTCATGGCCCCACCTATTCCATCAGGAAGGGAACCACCTATAACAGCTATTTGATCGTTGATGAAAAGGTGGCCTTGGTTGATACAGTTTTTGGACCCTTTACCGCCGAGCTGGTGGAAAATATCAAGGAAGTAATCCCGCTGGAAAAAATTGACTATGTGGTTGTGAACCATATTGAAAGTGATCACTCCGGTGCCTTCCCCGAGATCATGAAACTGGCGCCTCAGGCCAGGGTGCTCTGCACTCAAAAAGCCATGGAGGGCTTAAAGAAGCATTTTCAGGGCGATTGGGATTTTCAGGTGGTTAAGACCAAGGATACCGTCAGCCTGGGTCGGCGCAGCCTCACATTTATCGAGGCGCCAATGCTTCACTGGCCGGACAGCATGTTTACATATGTTGAGGAGGAGGCATTGCTCCTTCCTAATGACGCTTTTGGCCAGCATATTGCTACTTCTTACCGCTTCGATGACCAGGCTGATATCAACCAGATTATGGATGAGGCAGGCAAGTATTATGCCAATATCCTTTGGCCTTTCAGCCGCCTGGTAGCCAGAAAAATTGAAGAGATTACGGCTATGGGTCTTAAGATCAAGATGATCGCTCCTAGCCACGGAATTATCTGGCGCAATGACCCCATGCGGATTGTCAACGCCTATTCTCGCTGGGCCAAGGGTGAGGCCTGCAAAAAAGCTGTCATCGTATATGACACGATGTGGGAGAGCACCGGAAAAATGGCCAACGCGATTCTCCAGGGATTAGTCAGCCAGGGGGTTGAAGCCAGATTATTCAAAGTATCGGTGTCGGATACCAGTGAGATCATCGGCGAATTATTGGAAAGCAAAGCGATAGTGGTAGGTTCTCCGACCATTAACAATGACATGCACCCGGTAATGGCGCCATTTTTGACTGATCTGGTTGGTTTAAAACCGCTTAACAAGATTGGGATGGTTTTTGGTTCCTACGGCTGGAAGGGCGGAGCTGTTGAAACTGTCAAAGGACGCCTGCAGGAAGCCGGGATCCAGGTGGTGGAACAGCAGCCTGTTGCGAAATGGGTGCCTACAAAAGATGAGCTGCAGGAATGTTACCATGCCGGTCAGTGGTTAGCCAGCCAGATATAG
- a CDS encoding manganese catalase family protein has product MNYVVQRGDTMLSIAKKHGLDLNQLIMANPQLIDPTVIYPGQIIIIPLPEESKKSSYQPHGPNKLPEVDEPYPEIRVERPNPYYAHLLMDNYAGVISEFTAINQYLYHYFDMKTKPGWDEVAELEEAISIVEMRHMEILAKLIFLLGGHPVYQDSCGAYWCGHNVAYLTSDPCAQLQADIQAEYQAIVLYQKRIYEINDRFVKANLARIIKDEELHLQLFTEAHTRHCAKG; this is encoded by the coding sequence TTGAACTATGTTGTTCAGCGAGGGGACACTATGTTGAGCATTGCCAAAAAACACGGCCTGGACTTGAACCAGCTAATCATGGCCAACCCCCAATTGATCGATCCAACTGTAATTTATCCTGGTCAGATTATTATTATTCCCCTGCCGGAGGAAAGCAAGAAAAGTAGTTATCAACCCCACGGGCCCAACAAGTTGCCAGAAGTGGATGAACCCTACCCGGAAATCAGGGTGGAAAGGCCAAATCCCTACTACGCTCATCTCTTGATGGATAACTATGCGGGTGTGATAAGTGAGTTTACGGCCATCAATCAATACCTTTACCATTACTTTGATATGAAGACCAAACCTGGATGGGATGAAGTAGCTGAGCTGGAAGAAGCTATCAGCATTGTGGAGATGCGGCATATGGAAATCCTGGCTAAACTGATTTTTTTGCTTGGCGGCCATCCGGTCTATCAGGACAGTTGCGGCGCATACTGGTGCGGCCATAATGTGGCCTACCTGACCAGCGATCCATGCGCCCAGCTGCAGGCTGATATTCAGGCTGAATACCAGGCCATTGTCCTTTACCAAAAACGAATTTATGAGATTAATGACCGTTTTGTTAAGGCGAACCTGGCCCGGATTATTAAAGACGAGGAGCTTCACCTGCAGCTTTTCACTGAAGCCCATACCAGACACTGTGCCAAGGGCTGA
- a CDS encoding alpha/beta-type small acid-soluble spore protein yields MATGQRSNQILVPQARAGLDQMKYEIAAQIGLPNYQGYLGDVPSKLNGAVGGNMVRKMIEAYEAGLAGRK; encoded by the coding sequence ATGGCAACTGGACAAAGATCAAATCAAATCCTGGTTCCTCAAGCTAGGGCCGGTTTGGATCAGATGAAATATGAAATTGCCGCTCAAATTGGACTTCCCAACTACCAGGGCTATCTGGGAGATGTTCCGTCCAAGTTAAACGGCGCTGTGGGTGGAAACATGGTTCGCAAGATGATTGAAGCTTATGAAGCTGGCTTAGCTGGCCGGAAGTAA
- a CDS encoding rubrerythrin family protein translates to MTKQTIDNLKAAYAGESQARNYYTFWAGVARKEGWLKVAEIFEETGKNEKEHAEVILKLLKGINDSSTHLKAAIDKETFEYQDMYPEFEKVAREEGEADAANFFARVQQVEKHHADRFARILAHLEGNTLLRKDRAIRWKCRECGFVHEGNEPPYECPLCQHAKEYYEPLQEEF, encoded by the coding sequence ATGACCAAACAAACTATTGACAATTTAAAGGCGGCTTATGCCGGCGAAAGCCAGGCCAGAAACTACTATACTTTCTGGGCTGGTGTGGCCAGAAAAGAGGGCTGGCTGAAGGTAGCCGAGATCTTTGAAGAGACAGGTAAAAACGAAAAAGAGCACGCTGAGGTGATCCTGAAGCTGCTGAAAGGGATTAACGATAGCAGCACTCATCTTAAAGCAGCCATCGACAAGGAAACTTTTGAGTATCAGGATATGTATCCGGAGTTCGAAAAAGTTGCCCGGGAAGAGGGAGAGGCGGATGCTGCTAATTTTTTTGCCCGGGTGCAGCAGGTAGAAAAACACCATGCGGATAGGTTTGCCAGGATTCTGGCCCACTTGGAGGGGAATACCTTGCTAAGAAAAGACAGGGCCATCAGGTGGAAGTGCCGCGAGTGCGGTTTTGTCCATGAGGGAAATGAACCGCCTTACGAATGCCCTCTTTGCCAGCATGCAAAGGAATACTATGAGCCCTTGCAGGAAGAGTTCTAA
- a CDS encoding cation:proton antiporter regulatory subunit, protein MTNLREYDLPGVGKKFVLKTYSRQRLAVIIHHEGKRELYILDQEDEPIASVVLQDEEARQLGAVIGGAYYKPMAVESLEETLDQLKIEWYQVESATPLAGKSIAELDIRQRYGVSVVAVVRNQANFPHPPATFVFESGDTVAVLGKPDDLKGFYRLVRSGQRRNDG, encoded by the coding sequence ATGACTAATCTGCGGGAATATGACCTGCCAGGAGTAGGAAAGAAATTTGTTTTAAAGACCTATAGCCGGCAGCGGCTGGCCGTGATTATCCACCATGAGGGCAAACGGGAGCTTTATATCCTGGATCAGGAAGATGAGCCAATTGCCAGCGTGGTTTTGCAGGATGAGGAGGCCAGACAACTGGGTGCCGTTATTGGTGGGGCCTATTACAAGCCGATGGCGGTGGAAAGCTTGGAGGAAACCCTGGATCAGCTGAAGATTGAATGGTACCAGGTGGAGTCGGCTACCCCTCTGGCAGGAAAAAGTATTGCCGAATTGGATATCCGGCAGCGCTATGGTGTTTCGGTGGTGGCGGTAGTGAGAAACCAGGCTAACTTTCCCCACCCGCCAGCCACTTTTGTTTTTGAAAGCGGGGATACCGTGGCTGTTTTAGGTAAGCCTGATGACCTGAAAGGCTTTTACCGGCTGGTGCGTTCGGGGCAGAGAAGAAACGATGGGTAA
- a CDS encoding cation:proton antiporter — protein sequence MGNVLLLDLGLVLAAGFAGALLSRRLGQSVIIGYVFLGLLLGPYTLDLIQNPDLITMLGEVGVVLLMFFLGLEFSLKRLHSVRRSVLFIGSTELLANLAVGFLAGYLAGWPLIDRLFLAGIMAMSSSGVVAKLLFEMKRTASREAEILMGVMVFEDFIAVIYLGVLAGIIAAQAVTLDTVIWSVVKAVLFYGLFLTIGARLMGMISARLAQIDSEEQFIAALFGLLLLVAAGSLQLGVVAAAGAFLLGMIIDQQELVERLHQTLAPFRDAFLVIFFLSFGTHLNPHVFPEVALYVALFVPLSILAEVVITSTAAFISGLSPRKAVAIGAGMVARGEYAMIYATLGLTAGVISPLLYNFTGLYVLVMTLLAPFFMRHSGIIEQAISRIVPVTWKFAAKTVSAVMRPVMLPDKEEKEPVSIFTGLLLAYLGLLMIAFLNKQLWLALVLAALGAALIFAMYRLLYQRIIANFGEISPSELPMEESVCCSVVGFTLRMAALVWGTALFLATFWQLGLWFIVVSLLLFAVLVYYFSRRLYLGCVFGCRLKT from the coding sequence ATGGGTAACGTTTTGCTGCTGGATTTGGGATTAGTGCTGGCTGCCGGTTTTGCGGGGGCTTTGTTGTCACGGCGTCTGGGCCAGTCTGTAATTATTGGCTATGTTTTTTTAGGGTTATTACTTGGGCCGTACACACTGGATCTGATCCAGAACCCGGACCTAATCACAATGCTGGGTGAGGTTGGCGTAGTACTGCTGATGTTTTTTTTGGGATTGGAGTTTTCTTTAAAACGCCTGCATAGTGTCAGGCGTTCGGTTTTATTTATTGGCTCGACAGAACTTTTGGCAAATCTGGCGGTGGGATTTTTGGCCGGTTATCTGGCTGGCTGGCCCTTGATTGACCGTTTGTTTCTGGCCGGCATCATGGCCATGAGCTCCTCCGGTGTGGTGGCCAAGCTCTTGTTTGAAATGAAACGGACCGCCTCCCGGGAAGCGGAAATCCTGATGGGAGTCATGGTCTTTGAAGATTTTATCGCAGTGATTTATCTGGGTGTCTTAGCGGGGATTATAGCAGCACAGGCTGTAACCCTGGATACGGTAATATGGTCAGTTGTAAAGGCTGTTTTATTCTACGGACTTTTCCTGACTATAGGCGCCAGGCTGATGGGGATGATTTCTGCGCGCTTAGCACAAATCGACAGCGAAGAACAGTTTATTGCCGCTTTGTTTGGTTTATTGCTGCTGGTGGCTGCGGGCAGCTTGCAACTAGGAGTTGTTGCTGCTGCCGGAGCCTTTTTATTGGGAATGATCATCGACCAGCAAGAATTGGTGGAGCGGTTGCACCAGACCCTGGCACCTTTCAGAGATGCTTTTCTGGTGATTTTTTTTCTTTCCTTTGGCACACATCTGAACCCTCATGTTTTTCCCGAGGTAGCCCTGTACGTGGCATTATTTGTTCCTCTTTCCATTCTGGCAGAAGTTGTGATAACTTCAACAGCCGCTTTTATCAGCGGGTTGTCCCCTCGTAAAGCTGTAGCGATAGGTGCGGGTATGGTCGCCCGGGGGGAGTATGCCATGATTTACGCTACCCTCGGGCTGACAGCAGGCGTTATTTCCCCGTTACTCTATAACTTTACCGGTTTGTATGTATTGGTGATGACCCTGTTGGCACCATTTTTCATGCGTCACTCTGGCATAATAGAGCAGGCTATTTCCCGTATTGTTCCAGTTACCTGGAAGTTTGCCGCTAAAACTGTTTCCGCGGTGATGCGGCCGGTTATGCTGCCAGACAAAGAGGAGAAGGAGCCGGTCAGTATCTTTACAGGCCTGCTTTTAGCGTATTTAGGCTTGTTGATGATAGCTTTCTTGAATAAGCAATTATGGCTGGCCTTAGTTCTGGCAGCATTGGGGGCAGCGCTGATTTTTGCTATGTACCGCCTACTGTACCAACGGATTATAGCTAACTTCGGGGAAATATCTCCATCTGAACTGCCCATGGAAGAAAGCGTTTGCTGCAGCGTGGTCGGGTTTACGTTGCGGATGGCCGCTTTGGTTTGGGGCACGGCTCTATTCCTGGCGACGTTCTGGCAACTGGGATTGTGGTTTATTGTCGTGTCCTTGTTGCTGTTTGCGGTACTGGTCTACTATTTTTCCAGGCGGCTTTATCTTGGGTGCGTGTTCGGCTGCCGGCTAAAAACTTAA
- the hemE gene encoding uroporphyrinogen decarboxylase — MKEQRFLRACRGEDVDCTPVWLMRQAGRYMEEYMAIRRRHSFLTMCKTPELATQVTLQPVNRLGVDAAILFADILLPLEGMGIELEFAQNEGPVIHNPVRTEADVDRLKIIEPEEAVPYVLEAVRMVRRELAGRVPLIGFSGAPFTLASYIIEGGGSKAYLDCKKLMWQNPQAWHRLMNKLAQVVVGYLKAQAAAGAQALQVFDSWVGSLSPQDYQEYVLPHSRFVMESMKEAGVPVIHFAHNGATLLELVREAGGDVISLDWRIDLAEARRRLGADVPVQGNLDPAALLAPPEVIRQKVKKILEANQGCPGHIFNLGHGIHKETPVEHVQVMIEAVRQFGCRQE, encoded by the coding sequence ATGAAAGAGCAGCGGTTTTTGCGGGCCTGCCGGGGAGAAGATGTTGACTGCACGCCGGTATGGTTGATGCGCCAGGCCGGGAGGTACATGGAAGAATACATGGCTATCAGGCGCAGGCACTCTTTTCTCACTATGTGCAAGACCCCGGAACTGGCAACCCAGGTCACCCTTCAGCCTGTCAATCGCTTGGGGGTCGATGCGGCTATTCTCTTTGCTGATATCCTTCTGCCCCTGGAAGGAATGGGTATTGAACTGGAGTTTGCCCAGAACGAGGGTCCGGTCATTCATAACCCTGTCAGAACCGAAGCAGATGTGGACAGGTTAAAGATAATAGAGCCAGAGGAAGCCGTCCCGTATGTGCTGGAGGCAGTAAGGATGGTGCGCCGGGAGCTGGCCGGCCGGGTGCCCTTGATTGGTTTTTCCGGGGCCCCCTTTACCCTGGCCAGTTATATCATCGAAGGCGGTGGGTCCAAGGCCTACCTGGACTGCAAAAAGCTGATGTGGCAAAACCCGCAGGCATGGCACCGCTTGATGAATAAACTGGCGCAGGTGGTTGTTGGCTATTTAAAGGCCCAGGCGGCAGCTGGTGCTCAGGCCCTGCAGGTTTTTGATTCCTGGGTGGGCAGCCTCTCGCCCCAGGATTATCAGGAGTACGTTCTGCCCCATTCCCGGTTCGTAATGGAAAGCATGAAAGAAGCTGGTGTGCCTGTTATTCACTTTGCTCATAACGGTGCCACCCTTTTGGAACTGGTGCGGGAGGCAGGGGGAGACGTGATCAGCCTCGACTGGCGGATTGACCTGGCGGAGGCCCGCCGCCGTCTGGGCGCAGATGTGCCGGTTCAAGGCAATTTAGACCCGGCAGCTCTCTTGGCGCCGCCGGAAGTGATCCGGCAAAAGGTTAAGAAAATCCTGGAGGCCAACCAGGGCTGCCCAGGCCATATTTTCAACCTTGGTCACGGTATTCACAAAGAAACCCCGGTGGAGCATGTGCAGGTAATGATCGAGGCTGTCCGCCAGTTCGGCTGTCGGCAGGAGTAA
- the hemH gene encoding ferrochelatase — MNQNTRGVLLLGFGGPSGQEEVEPFMARLLGKSPGPAVAARVWSRYLAIGGISPLLEISKAQAAALEIELKKNETDAAKWKVYLGMCYWRPWIKDAAARMKEDGIKKGVAISLAPFYSRVSTGTYRQKLNLALQELQGPEVRLCRQWHLHPLYINALAGQVKTALAKIPAAAVLEVPVVFTAHSLPLNHMEAVDLYAVQARETMAAVSRQLGSQPVFLAFQSKGGSPGPWLEPEVQAVFFNLSREGYRQVVVVPFGFVADHVETLYDLDIEMKQYAESLGLKMMRVPALNSDPGFIAALAEIAREDYNLFFAAGGNHE; from the coding sequence ATGAATCAAAACACAAGAGGAGTATTGCTGCTGGGTTTCGGCGGACCCAGCGGGCAGGAGGAAGTAGAACCCTTTATGGCAAGGCTCTTGGGAAAGAGCCCCGGCCCGGCGGTGGCAGCCAGAGTCTGGTCACGCTACCTGGCCATTGGGGGAATATCGCCCCTCTTGGAGATAAGCAAGGCTCAAGCAGCCGCCTTGGAAATTGAGCTGAAGAAAAATGAAACCGATGCTGCAAAATGGAAGGTTTATCTAGGGATGTGTTACTGGCGGCCGTGGATTAAAGATGCGGCAGCCAGGATGAAAGAAGACGGGATAAAAAAAGGTGTGGCCATCAGCCTGGCCCCCTTCTATTCCCGGGTCAGTACCGGAACCTACAGGCAGAAATTGAACCTGGCGTTGCAGGAACTCCAGGGCCCGGAAGTCAGGCTCTGCCGTCAGTGGCACCTGCATCCGCTTTATATTAATGCCCTGGCTGGTCAGGTTAAAACTGCATTAGCAAAGATTCCTGCCGCAGCAGTTTTGGAGGTACCAGTGGTATTTACCGCCCACAGCCTGCCTCTTAACCATATGGAGGCGGTTGATCTCTATGCAGTTCAAGCCCGGGAGACGATGGCGGCAGTTTCCCGCCAACTGGGCAGTCAACCAGTCTTTCTGGCTTTTCAGAGCAAGGGCGGCAGCCCTGGTCCCTGGTTGGAACCTGAGGTTCAGGCTGTTTTCTTCAATTTATCCCGGGAAGGTTACCGCCAGGTAGTTGTGGTGCCTTTCGGGTTTGTTGCGGATCATGTAGAGACCCTTTATGACCTGGACATCGAGATGAAACAATATGCAGAGTCCTTGGGCTTGAAGATGATGCGGGTGCCGGCCTTGAACAGCGACCCGGGCTTCATTGCTGCGCTGGCTGAAATTGCCAGGGAGGATTATAATTTGTTTTTTGCCGCAGGTGGTAACCATGAATAA